In the genome of Gordonia rubripertincta, one region contains:
- the betT gene encoding choline BCCT transporter BetT, translated as MSAGERPAVPSTPATPDTGEPARRPSSVNLTVFVASAVIVLAFAIWALAAPAAAETVINEVRNFITRWFGWWYFILATAIVGLVVFLGVSKYGRYRLGPEESRPEYSLFTWTSMLFAAGIGIDLMFFSVAEPVTHFLNPPTGAAETNFAAREAVTWTVFHYGITGWAMYALMGGALAYFAFRHNLPLTIRAALYPIFGKRVEGRWGDAIDVAAVLGTIFGIATSLGIGVVQLNFGLNEIFGIEQGKAAQIGLIALSVVIATASATSGVDKGIRRLSEINVILAIAMLIYITVAKDADFLLNGLVQNAGDYVSTFADRTLDTFAWDQVNPQPGNDARGFVDGWTLFFWAWWVAWAPFVGLFLARISRGRTLRQFVFGVLVVPFSFILVWISIFGNSALAVARGDQEFAETTASTPEAGFYSLLEQYPGATLLIGIATITGLLFYVTSADSGSLVMGNFTSRLEDPMADCSRSLRIFWSVAIGLLTLSMLFAGGGDGSILTLQAATVIMGLPFSFVLGLIGISLLRAVRNESYKLDSFRTTLPKVIAVGRGPTEQSSWRQRLIGTLRFPGRIATRKFITATVVPAMHEVAEQFGREGVSATVDESAANEGLPSPRLIVELADVPAFEYCVWPVSAPTPTYAVRSQRSDDRYFRCEVYLTEGSQGYSLSGYTREQIIGDILDQYERHLGYLHLRDSAADQHDHTDVDPVTSDPAAGSANAGTVAGTDTPDSDPEGASAP; from the coding sequence ATGAGTGCCGGCGAAAGACCTGCAGTCCCGTCCACTCCTGCCACCCCAGACACCGGGGAACCGGCGCGACGCCCGAGTTCGGTCAACCTGACCGTCTTCGTCGCGTCGGCGGTCATCGTGCTCGCCTTCGCGATCTGGGCGCTGGCCGCACCCGCCGCGGCGGAGACCGTCATCAACGAGGTCCGGAACTTCATCACCCGCTGGTTCGGCTGGTGGTACTTCATCCTGGCCACCGCGATCGTCGGCCTCGTCGTCTTCCTCGGTGTCAGCAAGTACGGTCGGTACCGCCTCGGACCGGAGGAGTCCCGACCCGAGTACAGCCTCTTCACGTGGACCTCGATGCTGTTCGCCGCCGGCATCGGCATCGACCTGATGTTCTTCTCGGTCGCCGAGCCGGTCACGCACTTCCTGAACCCTCCGACAGGTGCCGCGGAGACCAATTTCGCCGCGCGTGAGGCCGTGACGTGGACCGTCTTCCACTACGGCATCACCGGCTGGGCGATGTATGCCCTGATGGGCGGCGCCCTGGCCTACTTCGCGTTCCGGCACAATCTGCCGCTGACCATCCGTGCGGCGCTCTACCCGATCTTCGGCAAGCGGGTCGAGGGACGATGGGGCGACGCGATCGATGTCGCTGCCGTGCTCGGCACGATCTTCGGCATCGCGACGTCACTGGGAATCGGCGTGGTGCAGCTGAACTTCGGGCTTAACGAGATCTTCGGCATCGAACAGGGGAAGGCGGCCCAGATCGGCCTGATCGCACTGTCGGTGGTCATCGCCACCGCGTCGGCGACTTCCGGTGTGGACAAGGGCATCCGACGGCTCTCGGAGATCAACGTGATCCTCGCGATCGCGATGCTCATCTACATCACGGTCGCCAAGGACGCCGATTTCCTGCTCAACGGCCTGGTTCAGAACGCGGGCGACTACGTGTCCACGTTCGCCGACCGCACCCTCGACACCTTCGCGTGGGATCAGGTGAATCCGCAGCCCGGCAACGACGCCCGCGGCTTCGTCGACGGTTGGACGCTGTTCTTCTGGGCGTGGTGGGTCGCCTGGGCCCCCTTCGTCGGCCTGTTCCTGGCGCGCATCTCCCGCGGACGGACATTGCGGCAGTTCGTCTTCGGCGTTCTCGTGGTCCCGTTCAGCTTCATCCTGGTGTGGATCTCGATCTTCGGGAACAGCGCCCTGGCCGTCGCCCGCGGCGATCAGGAGTTCGCCGAGACCACCGCGTCCACACCGGAAGCGGGCTTCTACTCGCTGCTCGAGCAGTATCCCGGCGCGACGCTGCTGATCGGTATCGCGACGATCACCGGTCTGCTGTTCTATGTCACGAGCGCCGATTCGGGGTCGCTGGTCATGGGCAACTTCACCAGCCGCCTCGAGGACCCGATGGCGGATTGCTCGCGGTCGCTGCGCATCTTCTGGTCGGTCGCCATCGGCCTGCTGACCCTGTCGATGCTCTTTGCCGGCGGCGGGGACGGATCGATCCTCACCCTTCAGGCCGCGACGGTCATCATGGGACTGCCGTTCTCGTTCGTCCTGGGCCTGATCGGAATCTCCTTGCTGCGCGCGGTGCGCAACGAGTCGTACAAGCTCGACAGTTTCCGTACGACGCTCCCGAAGGTGATCGCCGTCGGGCGCGGACCGACCGAGCAGAGCAGCTGGCGACAACGCCTGATCGGAACACTCCGCTTCCCCGGCCGGATCGCGACGCGTAAGTTCATCACGGCGACGGTGGTCCCGGCGATGCACGAAGTCGCCGAACAGTTCGGACGCGAAGGTGTGTCGGCGACGGTCGACGAGTCGGCCGCGAACGAGGGCCTGCCCTCACCCCGCCTCATCGTCGAACTCGCCGATGTCCCGGCATTCGAGTACTGCGTCTGGCCGGTGTCGGCACCGACGCCCACGTACGCGGTTCGTTCGCAACGGTCCGACGACCGGTACTTCCGGTGCGAGGTGTATCTGACCGAGGGCTCGCAAGGGTATTCGCTGTCGGGGTACACCCGGGAACAAATCATCGGTGACATCCTGGACCAGTACGAACGCCACCTGGGGTATCTCCATCTACGTGACTCGGCGGCCGACCAACACGACCACACCGACGTCGACCCCGTGACCAGCGACCCCGCCGCCGGATCCGCGAACGCCGGTACCGTCGCGGGCACGGACACACCCGACAGCGACCCGGAAGGAGCATCCGCTCCATGA
- a CDS encoding VOC family protein, translating into MATATIGSLLLSSDDPARLAHWYATAFEAKVESTGDGGPGYDVVELDGFYLMFDKRDDVSGSNGDGARCIPNVEVDDPRATATRLDALGARWVSPLEEREGNWFGTVIDPDGNWIQIVWLSDAEEIAMGPPRSTCSGFAVRDLDEAERFYRDVLGMRVLRYPMGIAGVRVSRQTTVMVYPKDDHRPAGFTVLNIAVDDLEGTVDDFVGNGVEILRYDGFTHDERGIVRGGEGEPDIAWFADPSGNILSVLSV; encoded by the coding sequence ATGGCAACCGCAACGATCGGCTCACTGCTCCTGTCCAGCGACGACCCCGCACGACTCGCGCACTGGTACGCGACGGCGTTCGAGGCGAAGGTCGAATCCACCGGCGACGGCGGACCCGGCTACGACGTCGTCGAACTCGACGGCTTCTATCTCATGTTCGACAAACGCGACGACGTGTCCGGAAGCAACGGCGACGGCGCCCGTTGCATCCCCAACGTGGAGGTCGACGACCCGCGCGCCACCGCAACGCGACTGGACGCACTCGGCGCCCGGTGGGTCAGTCCACTCGAGGAACGCGAGGGCAACTGGTTCGGTACGGTGATCGATCCCGACGGCAACTGGATTCAGATCGTGTGGCTCTCCGACGCCGAGGAGATCGCGATGGGACCGCCGAGGTCGACCTGCAGCGGTTTCGCGGTCCGCGATCTGGACGAGGCCGAACGCTTCTACCGCGACGTCCTCGGGATGCGGGTCCTGCGCTACCCGATGGGTATCGCCGGGGTCCGCGTCAGTCGTCAAACGACCGTGATGGTCTACCCCAAGGACGATCACCGGCCGGCGGGGTTCACCGTCCTCAACATCGCCGTGGACGACCTCGAGGGAACCGTCGACGACTTCGTCGGCAACGGCGTCGAGATCTTGCGCTACGACGGCTTCACCCACGACGAGCGGGGCATCGTCCGCGGTGGCGAGGGGGAGCCCGACATCGCCTGGTTCGCCGACCCCTCGGGCAACATCCTGTCGGTACTGTCGGTCTGA
- a CDS encoding ATP-dependent Clp protease ATP-binding subunit, whose amino-acid sequence MFERFTDRARRVVVLAQEEARMLNHNYIGTEHILLGLIHEGEGVAAKALESLGISLEGVRSQVEEIIGQGQQAPSGHIPFTPRAKKVLELSLREALQLGHNYIGTEHILLGLIREGEGVAAQVLVKLGADLNRVRQQVIQLLSGYQGKEPQEAGTGGRSSETGTPSTSLVLDQFGRNLTAAAAEGKLDPVIGREKEIERVMQVLSRRTKNNPVLIGEPGVGKTAVVEGLAQAIVNGQVPETLKDKQLYTLDLGSLVAGSRYRGDFEERLKKVLKEINTRGDIILFIDELHTLVGAGAAEGAIDAASILKPKLARGELQTIGATTLDEYRKYIEKDAALERRFQPVQVGEPSVEHTIEILKGLRDRYESHHRVSITDGALVAAATLADRYINDRFLPDKAIDLIDEAGARMRIRRMTAPPDLREFDERIADARKEKESAIDAQDFEKAASLRDKEKQLVAERAEREKQWRSGDMDVVAEVDDEQIAEVLGNWTGIPVFKLTEEETTRLLRMEEELHKRIIGQEDAVKAVSKAIRRTRAGLKDPKRPSGSFIFAGPSGVGKTELSKALANFLFGEDDALIQIDMGEFHDRFTASRLFGAPPGYVGYEEGGQLTEKVRRKPFSVVLFDEIEKAHSEIYNTLLQVLEDGRLTDGQGRTVDFKNTVLIFTSNLGTSDISKAVGMGFSSKDDTKSGYERMKQKVNDELKKHFRPEFLNRIDDIVVFHQLTRDEIIQMVDLMLTRVESALKNKDMALEVTDRAKSLLAKRGFDPVLGARPLRRTIQREIEDQLSEKILFGDVAPGQIVLVDVEGWDGEGDGEDAKFTFSGSEKPRAVPDAPVELSKAGDGSSDAS is encoded by the coding sequence ATGTTCGAACGGTTCACCGACCGCGCGCGACGGGTTGTGGTTCTGGCCCAAGAAGAGGCGCGGATGCTCAACCACAACTACATCGGTACCGAGCACATCCTCCTCGGCCTCATCCACGAGGGCGAGGGGGTGGCTGCCAAGGCGCTCGAGTCTCTCGGGATCTCCCTGGAAGGTGTCCGCAGTCAGGTCGAGGAGATCATCGGCCAGGGCCAGCAGGCACCGTCGGGACACATCCCGTTCACCCCGCGTGCCAAGAAGGTGCTGGAGCTCTCGCTGCGCGAGGCCCTGCAGCTCGGCCACAACTACATCGGCACCGAGCACATCCTGCTCGGCCTCATCCGCGAGGGTGAGGGTGTCGCCGCGCAGGTCCTGGTCAAGCTCGGCGCCGACCTCAATCGGGTCCGCCAGCAGGTCATCCAGCTGCTGAGCGGCTACCAGGGCAAGGAGCCGCAGGAGGCGGGCACCGGCGGGCGCAGCAGCGAGACCGGCACCCCGTCCACCTCGCTGGTCCTCGACCAGTTCGGCAGAAACCTGACCGCCGCGGCCGCCGAGGGCAAACTCGACCCGGTCATCGGCCGGGAGAAGGAAATCGAGCGGGTCATGCAGGTCCTGAGCCGCCGCACCAAGAACAACCCTGTTCTGATCGGTGAGCCGGGCGTCGGCAAGACCGCCGTCGTGGAGGGCCTCGCGCAGGCCATCGTCAACGGCCAGGTCCCCGAGACACTCAAGGACAAGCAGCTCTACACCCTCGACCTCGGTTCGCTGGTCGCGGGCAGCCGCTACCGCGGTGACTTCGAGGAACGCCTGAAGAAGGTCCTCAAGGAGATCAACACCCGCGGCGACATCATCCTGTTCATCGACGAGCTGCACACGCTCGTCGGAGCAGGCGCCGCCGAGGGCGCGATCGACGCCGCCAGCATCCTCAAGCCGAAGCTGGCCCGCGGCGAGCTGCAGACCATCGGTGCGACGACCCTCGACGAGTACCGCAAGTACATCGAGAAGGACGCCGCCCTCGAGCGTCGCTTCCAGCCGGTCCAGGTCGGCGAGCCGTCGGTCGAGCACACCATCGAGATCCTCAAGGGTCTGCGCGACCGCTACGAGTCGCACCACCGCGTCTCGATCACCGACGGCGCACTCGTCGCCGCCGCGACGCTGGCCGACCGCTACATCAACGACCGGTTCCTGCCGGACAAGGCGATCGACCTCATCGACGAGGCCGGTGCCCGCATGCGCATCCGCCGGATGACCGCGCCGCCAGACCTGCGCGAGTTCGACGAGCGCATCGCCGACGCGCGCAAGGAGAAGGAAAGCGCCATCGACGCGCAGGACTTCGAGAAGGCCGCCAGCCTCCGCGACAAGGAGAAGCAGCTGGTCGCCGAGCGCGCCGAGCGCGAAAAGCAGTGGCGCAGTGGCGACATGGACGTCGTGGCCGAGGTCGACGACGAGCAGATCGCCGAGGTCCTGGGCAACTGGACCGGCATCCCGGTGTTCAAGCTCACCGAGGAGGAGACCACCCGTCTGCTCCGCATGGAGGAGGAGCTGCACAAGCGGATCATCGGCCAGGAGGATGCCGTCAAGGCTGTCTCCAAGGCGATCCGCCGCACCCGTGCCGGCCTGAAGGATCCGAAGCGTCCGTCGGGCTCGTTCATTTTCGCCGGCCCGTCCGGTGTCGGTAAGACCGAGCTCTCGAAGGCGCTGGCGAACTTCCTGTTCGGCGAGGACGACGCACTCATCCAGATCGACATGGGCGAGTTCCACGACCGCTTCACCGCGTCGCGTCTGTTCGGTGCCCCTCCCGGCTACGTCGGCTACGAAGAGGGCGGCCAGCTCACCGAGAAGGTGCGCCGCAAGCCGTTCTCGGTGGTGCTGTTCGACGAGATCGAGAAGGCTCACTCGGAGATCTACAACACCCTGCTGCAGGTCCTCGAGGACGGCCGTCTCACCGACGGTCAGGGTCGTACGGTCGACTTCAAGAACACCGTCCTGATCTTCACCTCGAACCTCGGTACGAGCGACATCTCCAAGGCCGTGGGCATGGGCTTCTCGTCGAAGGACGACACCAAGTCCGGCTACGAGCGGATGAAGCAGAAGGTCAACGACGAGCTCAAGAAGCACTTCCGGCCCGAGTTCCTCAACCGTATCGACGACATCGTCGTCTTCCACCAGCTGACGCGTGACGAGATCATCCAGATGGTCGACCTCATGCTGACCCGCGTGGAGAGCGCGCTGAAGAACAAGGACATGGCTCTCGAGGTCACCGACCGCGCCAAGTCCCTGCTCGCCAAGCGTGGCTTCGATCCGGTGCTCGGTGCACGCCCGCTGCGTCGCACCATTCAGCGTGAGATCGAGGATCAGCTCTCGGAGAAGATCCTGTTCGGCGACGTCGCTCCCGGACAGATCGTGCTGGTCGACGTCGAAGGCTGGGACGGCGAAGGCGACGGCGAGGATGCCAAGTTCACCTTCAGCGGTTCGGAGAAGCCGCGTGCGGTTCCGGACGCACCGGTCGAGCTCTCCAAGGCAGGCGACGGCAGCTCGGATGCGAGCTGA